One window of Papaver somniferum cultivar HN1 chromosome 9, ASM357369v1, whole genome shotgun sequence genomic DNA carries:
- the LOC113308992 gene encoding transcription initiation factor TFIID subunit 2-like has translation MEEVSLQGQVKLVVHAMRLCQLRLASESKYDIKGPTLLALLCMLESRKAFNNVFLRHHLFCILQLVVGRCIKINVIRHFLPTKVCHLIETPRQQDAHHVTETPRQQNAQHVSDSLTAVNI, from the exons ATGGAAGAGGTGTCTTTGCAAG GCCAGGTGAAGTTGGTTGTCCATGCAATGCGTCTGTGTCAGTTACGGCTCGCATCTGAGTCTAAATATGATATTAAGGGTCCTACCCTCCTGGCTTTGCTTTGTATGCTTGAAAGTCGTAAAGCCTTTAATAATGTCTTCCTTCGGCATCACTTATTTTGCATCTTACAACTGGTTGTAGGGAG GTGTATAAAGATCAATGTAATCAGACACTTTCTGCCCACAAAAGTGTGCCACCTCATAGAGACGCCACGTCAGCAAGATGCCCACCATGTCACAGAGACGCCACGTCAACAAAATGCCCAACACGTCAGTGATAGCCTAACTGCAGTTAACATTTAG